The sequence ATCGTCGACCACAACGGACAGGTGATAGCTCGTCGGCGTGTCCTTGCGCGCCAGCACCACGTCGCCCCAGCGCGCGGGATCGGCGGCAATGCGCGCCGGCGCCTGCCGGCCCTCGTCGTCCGGCAGCTCTTGCCAGGACAGCGGAGCGGCGAGAAGCGCCTTGCAGCGGGCAAGCGCCGCCGCCATGTCGAGCCGCAGCGCGAACGGCGCTCCTTGCGCGTCGCGCGCGGCGATCTCCTCAGGCCCCAGCACCGCTTCATCGCCGGGATAGAGCGGCGCCCCGTCCGGGTCGCACGGCCAGGGCGCGCCGCGCGTCTCCGCCAGCTGCGCCACCGCGCGCGCGATCTCGCCGCGGGTCAGGAATGCCTTGCGCACCAGCCCCATGGCGGACAGGCGGTCGAGAGCCGCCGCATACTCGGGAAAATGCTCGGATTGCCGGCGCACCGGCTGCTCCCAGTCGAGCCCCAGCCAGGCCAGATCCTCCAGCACCCCGGCCTCGAGCTCCGGCGTGCAGCGGGTCCGGTCGATGTCCTCGATGCGGATCAGCAGCCGCCCGCCGAGCGCCTTCGCCATGCCCGCGTTGAGCAGCGCGGACAGGGCATGACCCAGATGCAGGCGGCCGTTCGGCGAGGGGGCGAAGCGGAGGACGGGTCGGCTCATGACGTGATCTTGTTGGCGATCCCCGCCGCCGCGTCAATCTTCCGGCGAAGGCGAAAGACCGGCCCGCCTCAGCGCTCCTGGTCGTCCATGTCGCTGCAGGTCTTCAGCGTGATGCCGTCGGGCAGCTTGGTCGTCGCATCGCCGCAGGCTCCGACCATACGCGCCCCATCGAGGCCGCTGGCCCCCGAAAGGTCGGCCCCCACCAGCCGCGTGCGGCGCATCAACGCCCCGTCGAGCCGGGCGCCCGACAGGTTCGCGCCGGTCAGGTCGGCACTGGAGAAATGCGCGCCGGACAGGTCCGCATCGCTGAAGTCGGCCCCGACCGCGCTCACCCGGTCGAAATCGGCATTGGGCAGCCGCGCGCCGACGAATTTCGCCGACATCAGGTTGGCGCGCTCCAGGTTGACGCCCTCCATCTTCGCCTTGCTGAAATCGGCGCCCGAGGCCACCACACGGATGAGCAGCGCCTGGCGCAGGTCCGCGCCCTGAAGTCCGGCGCCCACCAGGTTGGTTTCGATCATGTCGGCATTGCGCAGGTCCGCCCCTGCAAGGCTGGCCTCGGTCAGCACGGCCTTTTCCAGATCGACGCCGCGCATCGACCCCTTCGACAGGTCCGCGCCGGTCAGGTCCGTGCGCTCCAACTCGGTGCGGCGCAGGTCCGCCCCCTTCAGGTTGGCCCCGACGAGCGAGGCCTCCTTGAGGTCGGTTTCGCGCAGGTTCGCGCCTTCCAGCCTCGCCTTTTCCAGCTTGAGCCCGCGCAGCTCGGCCAGCCGCAGGTCGCAGCCGGCGCATTCGCCGCTGCGCTTCAGGCGCTCCACATCGCTTTCGGCAAGCGCCGGTCCCGTCCCCGCTAGAAGAGCGAGCACGACCAAGGCCGCAGCGCGGACCCGTTCCGGCCGCCCATGCGCAAAACTGGCAGCGAATATCGTCATCTCGAACCTCTCCCGTCGGCCCGGCGCCTCTTCCCTTGCTGAACAGTTAGGGCGCGGGAGCGGGCAATTTAAGGGCGCGGCGGCGCAACGGGCCGAGAATTCGCCTCCCCGCCCGAACGGACCTTGCGGCATTGTGGAAAAACGCTGTTAATACCCTGTGGAAAATGCGGATGCGCAGCAAGGAGGAGCTGCGATACGCCCCGGCAAACGACGGCCGGACGAACACGGGGGGAGACATGAACCATCCTGGTCACGCACCGGCTTTCCGCCGCCTGCGGCAGCTGCTGGCGGCATTGTCCTGCACGCTCGTGCTGCTCGTTGCAGCCGGCGTGGAGAGCCCGGCACACGCGGCCGGCCTCATCGCCCGCATCGATCTGTCCGACCAGCGCATGCGCGTCTACAGGAACGGCCGGCAGATCCACGACTGGCCGGTTTCCACCGCCCGGCGCGGCTACCGCACGCCCGTCGGCACGTTCCGGCCCGGGCGCATGCACAAGCGCTACTTCTCGCGCAAGTATCACGGCTCGCCGATGCCGCATTCGGTGTTCTTTCTCGGCGGCTATGCCATCCACGGCACCAACGACATCCGCAATCTCGGCCGTCCCGCCTCGCATGGCTGCGTGCGGCTGCACCCCGACAATGCCCGCCGCCTGTTCTCCCTGATCCGCGATGGCGGCAAACAGAATGCGCGAATCGTCATCACCCGGTAACCTTTACCGGCGATGGCCGGCCCGGCCGGTTGCGCAAGCGACTGGAAATGGGGAATAATCACCGGACGTAGCAGCCGAGCGGTGCGCCTTGCGCAGCTTTCGGCAGTCGTCATCCGGTCTATGCAGCACTTGCAGGCCGGATGGGATGCTGGCGGGACGAAGGAAGACAGCGGGGTCGCATTTGCCGCCTTCCCTCGTCCGCCAATCGCTGACGACGCACAACCTGACTATCAGCGTGCCAATGATGGAGCAAAACCCTTGCCAAATCGTTGGCACGCTGATTTTCACAGATGTGGTGCGCACCCCTTCCAAAACCGCAAGATGCTGAGGCCGTTAACCGGTCTCTAACCGCCCCTGCGACGCAATCTGCAAGGCGAAGCGCGAAAGCCGGTTAAGGCGCGTTAACGAAGCCCTCGAAACCGCCTGCCGGGCAGCGAATCGCATGCCGGAAAACGAATCACTTCGCCGGTGATGGTCACAGGAACTCGGCGCGCAGATCGACGCTCGAGCGCTTGCCGACGGCCTCGTAATTCTCCTCGGCCCAGTCCTGCGCCGCCGCGCGGCCGATGTCGCGCAGATGGGTGAGGAAGCGCCATTCGGCATTGACCTTGGAGGAGGCCTGCAGCGGGTTCAGCTCGGTTGCCGAGATCCGGTGCATATGGACCTTCTGGTAGTGCCCGGCCTCCAGCTTGCCGTCCTCGATCAGCCGGGTGACGAACTCGATGGCACGCATCTCGCGCAAGAGCGTCGAGTTGAAGGTGATCTCGTTGAGCCGGTTCAGGATCTCGCGCGCCGTGCGCGGCGTCTCCTTGCGCTCCACCGGGTTGATCTGCACCAGCACCGTGTCGCTGCTTCCGGTCGTGCCGAACAGCGGGAACAGCGGCGGATTGCCCATGTAGCCGCCGTCCCAATAGGGCACGCCGTCGATCTCCACCGCCTGGAACACATGCGGCAGGCAGGCCGAGGCCATCACCGCATCGAGCGTGATCTCCCCGTCGGAAAACACCTTGATCTTGCCCGACTGCACGTTGGTGGCGCTGATGAAGATCTTCAGCCGGTCGCAGGCGCGCACCGCCTCGAAATCGACCGTTGCCTCCACCACGTCGCGCAGCGGATTGATGTTGAGCGGATTGAACTCGTAAGGCGAGGCGAAGCGCGAGGCGATGTCGAAGGCCAGATAGCTCGGCGACATGTCGAGGCTCCACTGCCCCATGATGATGTCGATGGGCGAGCGCCGCAGCGGGCTCAGCCAGGCCTGATCGCTGACCGCCTTCCAGAATTTCTCCAGCGCCTCGCGCGCCCCGTCCTCGCCGCCCTTGTGGAAGCCGTCGGCCAGCACCACCGCGTTCATCGCCCCGGCCGAGGTGCCGCTGATGCCCTCGACGGTGAAGCGGCGGCTCTCCAGCATCCAGTCGAGCACGCCCCAGGTGAAGGCGCCATGCGCCCCCCCGCCCTGCAGGGCAAGGTTGATCGGCTTGGGAGCTTTGCTCATGGCGCGCCTCGGGCTGTCGTGGGGTGTGAGAAGGACGGCACCGCCCGGCACACGGGCCGGGCGATCGGGATCGGTCGTTGTGGCTGGCCGCCCTTACTGTGCGACCCAACCGCCGTCCATCTGCAGCATGGTGCCGGTGATCGAGGCCGCCTGGTCGCCGGCCAGGTAGAGCGCCAGCGAGGCCACCTGGTCGACCGTGACGAACTCCTTGGTCGGCTGGGCGGCCAGCAGGACGTCGCGCTTGACCTGTTCCTCGGTCATGCCACGCGCCTTCATCGTGTCGGGGATCTGGCGCTCGACCAGCGGCGTCCAGACATAGCCCGGGCAGATCGCATTGACGGTGATGCCGCACTGGGCGACTTCCAGCGCGATGGTCTTGGTGAAGCCGGCGATGCCGTGCTTGGCCGCCACATAGGCGCTCTTGAACGGCGAGGCGACCAGCGCATGCGCCGAGCCGGTGTTGATGATGCGGCCCCAGCCGCGCGCCTTCATGCCCGGTACGGCGGCACGCGTCGTGTGGAAGGCGGAGGACAGGTTGATCGCGATGATCGCGTCCCACTTCTCGATGGGGAATTCCTCGACCGGCGAAACGTGCTGGATGCCGGCATTGTTGACGAGAATGTCGACCGACCCGAACGCCTCTTCGGTCTCCGCCACCATCGCGGCGATCTCATCCGGCTTGGTCATGTCGGCGGCCGAATAGCGGCACTTGACGCCGAACTCGCTCTCGATGCCGGCACGCTCCTTCTCGATCGCCGCGGCATCGCCGAACCCGTTGATCATCACATTGGCGCCGTTCGCCGCATAGATGCGGGCGATGGCAAGCCCGATGCCCGAGGTCGAGCCGGTGACGAGGGCTGTCTTGTTGGTGAGCATGCGAAGGGATCTCCTGTCCTGGCGGACGCTGGAAACGGTCCGAAAATCGGTGCCGCCTGCGCCGGACCGGCGCGGCAAGGCCACCTTTTGAGGCGGCCCGCCACATAGAACATGAGATCGCGCTGCGCTGCAACAAGGGGCGGCGGGCCGCCCGGGTCACCCTGTCGCAGGCCGTTCGCGTCAGTCGGCCGGAGGTGCCGCCGGCGGAGGCATGTCGCGTTCGCGCAGGATGTAGTAGCCGCCGGACAGGATGCCGATCTGCAGCGCGGTCATGGCGATCTGCAGCGCCAGCGACAGGATCAGCACGGCGATCGCGCCGAACACAGCTCCCTCGCCCATCGTCTTGGCCACAACCGACAGGACCATCTCCACGGCGCCGACACACAGGCCGGCGCCGACGGCAGCCAGCGCCATCGGCAGGCCCAGCCCCTCGCTGCGGGCGAAGGCCTCGGCAACGCCCAGCGGCTCGTCCAGCGCCGTTGCCGGCAGGATGAGGAACAGTCGCATCAGGGCCGGCAGGACGAATACGACCACAACGGCGATGGCGATGAAGAGGCTGGTCATGCCGTTCACCATCACTCTCACCAGGGTCACGAATATGAGCAGCGGCACCGCCGCGATCAGAGAAACCAGCAGCGTCTTGCCGAGATAAGCGATCTCGCGCCGGCCGAAGCTGAGGTTCACCGGGCCGGGCCGCTCGCCCAGCAGCAGATTGCGGTGCCAGGCGACGGCGATGGAGGCGTAGGAGCACACCCACACGCCCATGACCACCAGCACGACCACCTTGGAATTGGCAGCGAGCAGCATCCCGAGCACGCCGAGCACGGCGACCAGCGCATACCAGGCCCAGACGATCCGCAGGAACCCGTCGAAATCGGAAAACAATGCCTTGAACGCACCGGTGAACAGCCGGGCGGTTGTCCTTGCAAACATGGAGCCCCCTTCAAAAGACTTTCCACTTCTGCGACAGGCGGGAGCCTCAGGCAAGCCGTGATCGTGCTGCGGATGCGAAGGAATGCAGGGAATGTGCGGCCTCAGTCGCGTCCGGAGCGGGAATCCAGCACCGAACGCACCGCCTTGCGGGCCTTGTCGCGGCCGGCCTCGGCCCGTCGTTCGGCCGCCCGCTCCGCTTCGGTGATCTTGAGACCCACCCTCTCCACGAAGCGCTCGCGCGTCAGGGCATAGGCGGTGGCATGCAGCGAGGCGAACAGCCAGGTGACGATCACCATCACGCCCATCGGCACCAGCGCCGAGCGCAGCTCCGCGGCCAGGCCCGTCGCCGGCACGAACGCTTCGCCAACCAGCCAGACCAGGCCGACCCACAGGCCCGACACCAGGGCGGCCAGCAGCGCCACGGCCAGGGCTGCGAGAACCAGCGCCCAGCCGATGCCGGCGGTCAGGCGCCAGGAGTCTCCCAGCGACATGCGGTCGTCCAGCGCGGCGGCCGGCAGCACCAGCGACAGGCGTTGCACCAGCATCACCGTCAGGAACGGACTGGCCACCAGCAGGGTGAAGCCGGCCGGCGCCACCACCGGCAGCAACAGTCCGGCCGCCAGCAGCATCGGCACGAAGAAGACCCCGGACAGCACACCGAGCAGCAGCAGCTTCCAGGCGACCCGCAGGTTGCGCGCGCCGAAAGCGAGAGGAAACGCCCGCTCGCCCAGCAGGATGCGCCGCAGATAGGCAACGGCGATGGAAAAGCCGGTGGCGATGTTGGCGAGCCCCGCCAGGATGCGCAGCGCCCGTTCGCGCTCGTCGCCGGCCGCCGCACCGGCCAGCGGCTCCATCATGTAGGAGCCGGTGGAAAAGCCCGTTGCCGGCATCAACTGGCCGCTGATTGCGAGGTTCAGCACCAGCAGCAACAGCATGTAGCCCCAGCCGGCGGCGAACAGCGTTCCGAACCGGTCGCGGGCAAGATCGAGGGTCCGGCTGAGAACGACGAGCAGCATGGTCGGGCTCCCTGCCCCTTTTCAAAAAATGGCGCCCTTGAGATGCGACCTCGCACCGCCCGCGTCAAGCAGGCGCGGGCGGTGCGCTCTGCTGCGGCCTTGCGAAAGCACGTGGCGCGCCCTATTCAATCGGCGGTATCCTTGCAAGGCGGGGGCTCAGGCCTTCCGCAAGATCGGGACGATCGGCGACATGCAGAGCAACAGCCCCATCCGCGAAACGCAGGCCGGACCGGCCGCACGGCGCGTCTCGGTCCCGGTGAAGGTCGGCTCGGTCACCGTCGGCGGCGGCGCCCCGGTCGTCGTCCAGTCGATGACCAACACCGACACCGCCGATATCGACGCCACGGTCGCCCAGGTCTCCGCCCTGGCGCGAGCCGGCTCCGAAATCGTGCGCATCACCGTCGACCGCGACGAGAGCGCCGCCGCCGTGCCGCGCATCCGCGAACGGCTGGAGCGGATCGGCGTGCATGTGCCGCTGGTCGGCGACTTTCACTATATCGGCCACAAGCTGCTGAACGACCATCCGGCCTGTGCCGAGGCGCTGGAGAAGTACCGCATCAATCCCGGCAATGTCGGCTTTCGCGACAAGCGCGACCGGCAGTTCTCCGAAATCATCGAGATCGCGCTGAAGCACGACAAGCCGGTGCGCATCGGCGTCAACTGGGGCTCGCTCGACCAGGAGCTGCTGACCCACCTGATGGACGAGAACGCCGCCAGCCCCGCGCCCGTCTCCGCCGCCGCGGTGATGCGCGAGGCGATCGTGCGCTCGGGGCTTCTGTCCGCCGCCCGGGCCGAGGAGCTCGGCATGGGCCGCGACAAGATCATCCTGTCGGCCAAGGTCAGCCAGGTGCAGGACCTCATTGCCGTCTATGCGGATCTTGCCGCGCGCTGCGACTACGCCCTGCATCTCGGCCTCACCGAGGCCGGCATGGGCACCAAGGGCATCGTCGCCTCGGCCGCCTCCATGGGCATCCTGCTGCAGCAGGGCATCGGCGACACGATCCGCGTGTCGCTGACGCCGGAGCCCGGCGGCGACCGCACCCGCGAGGTACAGGTGGCGCAGGAACTGCTGCAGGTGATGGGCTTCCGCGCCTTCATCCCCGTCGTCGCCGCCTGTCCGGGGTGCGGCCGCACCACCTCCACCGTGTTCCAGGAGCTGGCCCGCGACATCCAGGACGACATCCGCCGCTCCATGCCGGTGTGGCGCGAGAAATATCCCGGCGTCGAGGCGCTCAACGTCGCGGTGATGGGCTGCATCGTCAACGGTCCGGGCGAGAGCAAGTTCGCCGATATCGGCATCTCCCTGCCCGGCACGGGCGAGGCGCCCTCCGCCCCCGTCTTCGTCGACGGCAAGAAGGTCGCGACCCTGCGCGGGGCCGGCATTGCCGAGGAGTTCAAGGCGATGGTCGACGAATACATCCGCAACCGCTTCGGCGGCGAACGGTCCGCTGCCGAATGAACACGATCATGCCCGCCGCGGCTGACGCGCGCGACGTCCTCGTCGTCAATTCCCAGGTGGTGCGCGGCTCCGTCGGCGGCCGCGTCACGCTCTTCGCGCTGGAACGGCTCGGTCACCGGGTGTGGTTCCTGCCCACCATTCTCCTGCCCTGGAACCCCGACGAAGGGCGCGGCCACCGCCACGTGCAGGACGACGAGGGCTTTGCCGCGCTCGCCGACAACCTGATCAAGAGCGATACGCTGTCGCGCATCGGCGCGGTCGTCTCCGGGTATCTCGGCAGCCCCTCGCAGGCCTCCGCCGTCGCCCGCCTCGTGGCGGCGGTGCGCAAGGCCAACCCACGCGCGCTCTATCTCTGCGACCCGATCAGCGGCGACGACGGCGATCTCTACGTGCCGCCGGAAACCGCCGCCGCCGTGCGCGACACGCTGCTGCCGCTCGCCGATGTGGCAACGCCCAATCTCTTCGAGCTGCAATGGATGAGCGGCCGCCGGATCGAGAGCGAGGCCGACACCATCGCCGCCGCCCGCGCGCTCGGGCCGCAGCGCGTGCTGGTCACCTCCGCCCCCGCCATGCGCCGCAACTCCACCTGCAACCTGCTGGTGACGCCGCGTGCCACCATCGCCGCCGAGCACGGGCTGGTGCCCAACGCGCCGCACGGCACAGGCGACCTGATGGCTGCCACCTTCACCGCCGGCCTGATGGCCGGGCTCGACGATGAAACGGTTCTGAAGCGGTCCGCAGCCACCGTGTTCGAGATGGTCGCCCGCTCGGTCAAGCGCCATTCCCGCGACCTGCTGCTCGCCGACGAGCAGTCCTCGCTGATCAATCCGATGGCGCTCGTCTCCTGCCGGCGCGTGCTCGACGCGCCGCTGCGCGCCTGAGCGGCCGGGAAGCGAGAGGACATGCTGCGGGTCGCCGGCATCGACGGCTGCCGCTCGGGGTGGATCGCGATCCTGCGCGACCACGCGGCGCCGGATGCTCCGCCCCGCCATACGCTTCTGCAGCTCCGCGCCTTCGGTGAACTTCTCGCCGATCCCGGCATCTCCGTCCTTGCCGTCGACATGCCCATCGGCCTGCCCGAGCGCGCCGGGATCGGCGGGCGCGGGCCGGAGCGCTGCGTGCGCCCGCTGCTCGGTGAGCGCCAGTCCTCGGTCTTTTCCGTGCCCTCGCGGGCCGCCGTCTTCTGCCAGGACTATGGCGAGGCCTGCGCCACCGCGCTCGCCACTTCCGAGCCGCCGCGCAAGGTCTCCCGCCAGGCCTTCCACCTCTTCCCGAAGATCCGCGAGATCGACGCGCTGATGACCCCGGCGCTGGAGGCGCGCGTCTTCGAGGTCCACCCTGAGCTCGCCTTCTGGCGGCTCAACGGCGAACGGGCGATGAGCCTGCCGAAAAAGGTGAAAAGCGCGGCCAGCATGCCGGGCCTCGACGAGCGCATCGCCCTTTTGTGCCGCTACGGCTACGACGAGGCGTTCCTGCGCCAGCGCCCGCCCTCCGGGGCCGGCCGCGACGATCTGATCGACGCCTGTGTCAATGCGGTGATCGCCGAGCGCATCGCGCAAGGACAGGCGGCATCGTTCCCGCCCGCGCCGGAGCGCGACGCGAGAGGCCTGCGGATGGCGATCTGGGCGTAAGCAATTCCAGGACCAGAAATGCTCCGGACATTCCGGAGATCGGAAAACGTTCGGATCAGGGCTTGGCCGGAGGCACCGGCGCATTCGGGTCCGGCGTACCTTCGGCCGCTTCCGTCTCCTGCGAGCCGCCGCCAGAGAACAGCCGGCTGAAGAACCCGCCGGACGACTTCTGCTCCGTCGGGGCGAACGCCGTCTGCTGCGTGGCCGCATCGGCCGTCGCTGCGGGAGCAGCTGCTGCCGTTGCCGCCGGAGCGGTTGCGGCGGCTGCCGCAGGTGCCGCATTGGTCGCGGCCACCGCGACGGGCTGGCTGGTGCCGGCGGCAGGGGTCGCCTCGACCGGCGCGGCTTCCGCCGTCTCGCCGGCCTTGTCCGCCTCGCTGTTGCCGAAGAGCGCGGCGATCTGCGCGCGGCGGCGCTCCGAGCGCTCCTCCGCCTCGGCGATCTCGATGATCTTCTGGTCGTCCGTGCGCTGCTTCTTGGCGACCGCCACCTCGATGGCGTCCGGCACGTCGTATTCGGGGCACTTGGCGGTGGCACGGAAGGGCACGCCCTCAACCAACGGCACGGCGTCGAACACGTAGCGCTTCTCGCAAACGTCGATCTTCGGCGGCTGCTTGGTGACCTCGAAATGGTCGTAGCCGCTCTTCAGCATGCGCCAGAACTCGTAATGCTCCGACTTGCGGTGCTTGGCCAGGTTCTCCGCCGTCATGCGGAAGGGGAAGGCCTGCACCTGGAACGAGCGCTGGCCGCCCTTGAAGCTCTCCCGCGCCAGCGCGTAGATGTCCTGCACCTGCTGGTCGGTCATCGCGTAGCACCCGCGCGAGGAGCATGCGCCATGCACCATCAGATGCGTTCCGGTCCGGTTGTGCGACCGGTCGAACTTGTTGGGATAGCCGAGGTTGAACGCCAGGTGATAGCTGGAGTTCGGGTTCATCAATGCCGGCGTGATCTCGTAGAAGCCTTCCGGCGCCTGGCGGTCGCCTTCCTTGATCTTCGGGCCCAGTTCGCCGGACCACTTGCAGATCTCGAAGGTTTCCAGCAGCGCATAGCGACCCGACCGCGTCTGCTTCCAGACCTCCAGTGTTGATTCTTCCTTGAAGATGCGCAGCATGATCGGGCTCGTCATCGACATGTCGAGGCCCGGCAGCTTCTGCCGGATGCTGGCGCTGATCTCGCGCAGGTGCTTGGGACCGGCGGTGATCATCTCGTCGGCCTGACAACCGGCGAGCGCGCCGGCCAGCGCCAGCGCCACGAGTGTCCTGCGGGTGTTTGTGCGAAGCCGCGCGATCCCCTGCACCATCATGCCTGTCTGCCCGAAACCTGGCCGAACCGTCGGCCGAAACCATATCCGAAACTGCGTTCGAAATCACGCCCGTGCGAACCCGTGCGCCTGCCGGCCAAGGCGCCAGTATTGGCGCGCGCGCCCTGCAAGGCCAGTCACTTGGGAGTTACCCCGCCAGCGGCCTGTCCGCGGCTGCGGCCGGGAACACAACGGTTCCTGCGGCCCCTCCCTGCGGACGGTCCTCGCACTGCTCGCGCCTTGCTGACGCAAGATTCTGGCGTTTTGGCGGCAAAAGCGCGGGCTTGGCGCCCGCAGGCCTTACAGCGACCGGCCGATGGCCAGGAACTTGTCGCGGCGATGGGCGCGGATTTCCTCGCCGCTCATGCCGTCGAAACGGGCCAGCGCCTTGTCGATGGCCGCGCCCGCGCGGTCGATGACGATGGCCTTGGCCCGGTGCGCGCCGCCCAGCGGCTCCTCGACGATCTCGTCGATCACCTTGAGCTGGATCAGGTCCTGCGCGGTGATCTTCATGTTCGTGGCCGCATCCTGGGCCCTGGCGCTGTCGCGCCACAGGATCGAGGCGCCGGCCTCCGGCGAGATCACGCTGTAGATCGCGTGTTCCAGCATGGCGACATGGTTGGCCGTGGCAATCGCGATGGCACCGCCCGAACCGCCTTCGCCGATGATCAGGGCAAGGTTCGCCGTGCCCAGGCCCAGGCACGCATCCGTCGAGCGGGCGATGGCCTCGGCCTGGCCGCGCTCCTCGGCGCCGATGCCCGGATAGGCGCCGGCAGTGTCGACGAAGGAAACCACTGGCAGGCCGAACCGCTCGGCCATGTGCATGATGCGCACCGACTTGCGGTAGCCCTCGGGCCGCGCCATGCCGAAATTGTGCTTGAGCCGCGCCTGGGTGTCGGCGCCCTTCTCCTGGCCCAGGATCGCCACCGAGCGGCCGCGGAACCGGCCGATGCCGGCGATAATCGCCGCATCCTCGGCATAGCCGCGATCGCCGGCCAGCGGCGTGAAGTCCTCGATCAGCCCGGTAATATAGTCGGCCGCATGCGGACGGTCCGGATGGCGCGCCACCAGGGTCTTCTGCCAGGGCGTCAGCCGCGAATAGAGGTCGCGCAGCGTCTGCTCGGCCTTCTTCTCCAGCCGCTCGATCTCGCCCGATATCTCGACCGCCTCGCCCGAACCCGCGACCGACCGCAACTCATGGACCTTGCCCTGCAGGTCGGCGACGGGTTTTTCGAACTCGAGGAAGCTGTGCATCGGTTTACCGGTCCAGAAAGTCTGCGGCGCGGCCTCATGCCGCCGCCGGGTCATTTGCGGCGCGACACTGGCGAGGGAGGCTGCCCCTGTCAAGTTGCCCACCGCGTCGACATGGCGTGCGCGGGGCGAAAATGCAAGCGCCGGCGGGAACGATCCGCGCCGGCGCTTGCGAAAACCGGGATGTGTCCTGTGGTTTTTTCGTCCTAGCGGGCGGCCTGGTCCTGCCCCGACTTGAAGTCGAGCTGGCGCGGCTCCACCACCAGAGTGCCGCTGTTGGTGCCCATCTCGATGCGATAGGGCACGAAGACCCGGCCGGAGCCGAGCGGAGCCAGCCAGGCTTCCATGCGGCGGTTCTCGGCCATGTACTTCACCGACTTGGTCGAGGGACGATGGCCGGCGACCGGGATCCAGCGTGCCGAGCACACCACCACCTTGCCGTCATAGCCCTTGCCCGAGACTTCGCGGATTTCCTTGAAA comes from Stappia sp. 28M-7 and encodes:
- the gluQRS gene encoding tRNA glutamyl-Q(34) synthetase GluQRS, whose amino-acid sequence is MSRPVLRFAPSPNGRLHLGHALSALLNAGMAKALGGRLLIRIEDIDRTRCTPELEAGVLEDLAWLGLDWEQPVRRQSEHFPEYAAALDRLSAMGLVRKAFLTRGEIARAVAQLAETRGAPWPCDPDGAPLYPGDEAVLGPEEIAARDAQGAPFALRLDMAAALARCKALLAAPLSWQELPDDEGRQAPARIAADPARWGDVVLARKDTPTSYHLSVVVDDALQGITHVVRGRDLYEATAVHRLLQVLLGLPEPLYRHHRLVLGEDGRKLSKSQGDTALAELRAKGVTPDTIRRLVGLAPGGA
- a CDS encoding pentapeptide repeat-containing protein, with the protein product MTIFAASFAHGRPERVRAAALVVLALLAGTGPALAESDVERLKRSGECAGCDLRLAELRGLKLEKARLEGANLRETDLKEASLVGANLKGADLRRTELERTDLTGADLSKGSMRGVDLEKAVLTEASLAGADLRNADMIETNLVGAGLQGADLRQALLIRVVASGADFSKAKMEGVNLERANLMSAKFVGARLPNADFDRVSAVGADFSDADLSGAHFSSADLTGANLSGARLDGALMRRTRLVGADLSGASGLDGARMVGACGDATTKLPDGITLKTCSDMDDQER
- a CDS encoding L,D-transpeptidase — its product is MNHPGHAPAFRRLRQLLAALSCTLVLLVAAGVESPAHAAGLIARIDLSDQRMRVYRNGRQIHDWPVSTARRGYRTPVGTFRPGRMHKRYFSRKYHGSPMPHSVFFLGGYAIHGTNDIRNLGRPASHGCVRLHPDNARRLFSLIRDGGKQNARIVITR
- a CDS encoding patatin-like phospholipase family protein, whose product is MSKAPKPINLALQGGGAHGAFTWGVLDWMLESRRFTVEGISGTSAGAMNAVVLADGFHKGGEDGAREALEKFWKAVSDQAWLSPLRRSPIDIIMGQWSLDMSPSYLAFDIASRFASPYEFNPLNINPLRDVVEATVDFEAVRACDRLKIFISATNVQSGKIKVFSDGEITLDAVMASACLPHVFQAVEIDGVPYWDGGYMGNPPLFPLFGTTGSSDTVLVQINPVERKETPRTAREILNRLNEITFNSTLLREMRAIEFVTRLIEDGKLEAGHYQKVHMHRISATELNPLQASSKVNAEWRFLTHLRDIGRAAAQDWAEENYEAVGKRSSVDLRAEFL
- a CDS encoding 3-hydroxybutyrate dehydrogenase, coding for MLTNKTALVTGSTSGIGLAIARIYAANGANVMINGFGDAAAIEKERAGIESEFGVKCRYSAADMTKPDEIAAMVAETEEAFGSVDILVNNAGIQHVSPVEEFPIEKWDAIIAINLSSAFHTTRAAVPGMKARGWGRIINTGSAHALVASPFKSAYVAAKHGIAGFTKTIALEVAQCGITVNAICPGYVWTPLVERQIPDTMKARGMTEEQVKRDVLLAAQPTKEFVTVDQVASLALYLAGDQAASITGTMLQMDGGWVAQ
- a CDS encoding 4-hydroxy-3-methylbut-2-en-1-yl diphosphate synthase; the encoded protein is MLLVVLSRTLDLARDRFGTLFAAGWGYMLLLLVLNLAISGQLMPATGFSTGSYMMEPLAGAAAGDERERALRILAGLANIATGFSIAVAYLRRILLGERAFPLAFGARNLRVAWKLLLLGVLSGVFFVPMLLAAGLLLPVVAPAGFTLLVASPFLTVMLVQRLSLVLPAAALDDRMSLGDSWRLTAGIGWALVLAALAVALLAALVSGLWVGLVWLVGEAFVPATGLAAELRSALVPMGVMVIVTWLFASLHATAYALTRERFVERVGLKITEAERAAERRAEAGRDKARKAVRSVLDSRSGRD
- the ispG gene encoding flavodoxin-dependent (E)-4-hydroxy-3-methylbut-2-enyl-diphosphate synthase → MQSNSPIRETQAGPAARRVSVPVKVGSVTVGGGAPVVVQSMTNTDTADIDATVAQVSALARAGSEIVRITVDRDESAAAVPRIRERLERIGVHVPLVGDFHYIGHKLLNDHPACAEALEKYRINPGNVGFRDKRDRQFSEIIEIALKHDKPVRIGVNWGSLDQELLTHLMDENAASPAPVSAAAVMREAIVRSGLLSAARAEELGMGRDKIILSAKVSQVQDLIAVYADLAARCDYALHLGLTEAGMGTKGIVASAASMGILLQQGIGDTIRVSLTPEPGGDRTREVQVAQELLQVMGFRAFIPVVAACPGCGRTTSTVFQELARDIQDDIRRSMPVWREKYPGVEALNVAVMGCIVNGPGESKFADIGISLPGTGEAPSAPVFVDGKKVATLRGAGIAEEFKAMVDEYIRNRFGGERSAAE
- the pdxY gene encoding pyridoxal kinase — encoded protein: MPAAADARDVLVVNSQVVRGSVGGRVTLFALERLGHRVWFLPTILLPWNPDEGRGHRHVQDDEGFAALADNLIKSDTLSRIGAVVSGYLGSPSQASAVARLVAAVRKANPRALYLCDPISGDDGDLYVPPETAAAVRDTLLPLADVATPNLFELQWMSGRRIESEADTIAAARALGPQRVLVTSAPAMRRNSTCNLLVTPRATIAAEHGLVPNAPHGTGDLMAATFTAGLMAGLDDETVLKRSAATVFEMVARSVKRHSRDLLLADEQSSLINPMALVSCRRVLDAPLRA
- a CDS encoding DUF429 domain-containing protein — translated: MLRVAGIDGCRSGWIAILRDHAAPDAPPRHTLLQLRAFGELLADPGISVLAVDMPIGLPERAGIGGRGPERCVRPLLGERQSSVFSVPSRAAVFCQDYGEACATALATSEPPRKVSRQAFHLFPKIREIDALMTPALEARVFEVHPELAFWRLNGERAMSLPKKVKSAASMPGLDERIALLCRYGYDEAFLRQRPPSGAGRDDLIDACVNAVIAERIAQGQAASFPPAPERDARGLRMAIWA